Within the Armatimonadota bacterium genome, the region TCGACCACCCCGACCTCTCAGGGGTCACCGTGCCGGGTTACGACTTCTTCGACAACGACCCCGACCCCACGGATCCCGGATGCCCGACCGTGGCTCCCAGTCAGGCCAGTCACGGTACGCACGTGGCCGGCACCGTGGGGGCACTGACGAACAACAGCACGGGCGTGGCGGGGGTAGCCTGGGGAGGCGCTTCGGCGGTGAAAATAATGCCGATCCGGGTGCTGGGGGAGAACGTCGCTAGCGGACAATGTGGCACTGGAACCTGGGCCGCGGTCACTCAAGGTATCGTTTTCGCCGCTGGCAACGGCGCAAAGGTCATAAACCTCAGCTTGGGCGGCTCTGGAGCGTCCCAGACCCTGCAGGACGCCGTCAACTACGCCCTGGCGCGGGGCGTCGCGCTCGTGGCCGCGGCGGGCAACGACAACTTAAACGTGGTAATGTATCCCGCCGCCTACCCCGGGGTCATTGCCGTGAGTGCCACCGCCTGCAACGACACGAAGGCCTCGTACTCCAACTACGGGCCGCAGATCTGGATAGCGGCACCGGGGGGAGATTTCCCCGACTGCGACAGCGACGGCTATCCAGACTGGGTCTTGAGCACGTGGTGGAGTCCCAACTTTGACCCTGGGTATGGCTATCTTTTGGGCACCTCCATGGCTACGCCTCATGTCTCTGGTGTGGCTGCCCTCCTCATCTCCAGGGGCATCGTGGGGCCGGATGCCATCCGCACCCGTCTCCGGGATACGGCTGTAGATCTCCCACCGGCCGGCTGGGATCAGTTCTTCGGCTACGGCCTCGTCAACGCGGCTGCCGCAGTGGGGGCGAGCAACCCCAACAACGCCATGCGCGCGTTCTCGGGCGTGGTGAGCGGCAGCGTCATTACGCGACAGAGCGACGTCGCGATCGTCGCGGCGACCGGAAGCTTCACGGTCACGAACGCCCAAGCGGGGACGAAGACCGTGTTCGTCTGGCAGGACTTCAATGGCAACGGGACCGTGGACGCCGAAGACCTGTACGGGCGTATGGACAACGTGGTCATCAGCCCCGGCTCGACCACCACGGGGGTGGTCGTCACCGTCCGGCGGTATGTGGGGAGTCCTCTTACCGTCAGTTCGGTGGCTGCCGCCGGGCGATGAGGCGCGTAACAACGGCCACAAACTCCCCGGGCTGATCGCGGCATTTTGGGCGGAGAGGCAGTGTGGTGCCTGCCCTGACGGGCGCAGGAGATTGCGGCGTCAGACAGCCCCGGTATCTGAAATGGAAGCGCCTCGGGCTCCGCTATCAATCCGGGCGTCCGGCCCGAACTACGCGCTGCGGATCGGGCAGCGATGTGTCGTTTCGCGCAGGGTACCGCGGGGAAATCGCCCCCTCGGGCCGTTCGAATTCTTCCCCAGCGAACGAGGGGTGGGATAGACGGGAAGTTTCTGTGCGAGTGGCGACCCGATAATCTAAATGCGATTCGCCCCTGCTGGCTTTTGCACACCCTTGGGCTGCTAGCGGCGCCGTTCGGCGAAGAGACGACGCTCCTCGTCCAGGTTCACTGTCCGCAGCAGGCCGGGCAGGAAGTCCGCCAGCGGCGAGATATCGCGCTCGTACCGCTGGAGCTCCGTACTGAAGTGGTCCACCAGAATGAGCCCGCGGTCATAGTGGCGGCGCAAGAAAGCCGCGCGCTGATCGGGAGGCAGCG harbors:
- a CDS encoding S8 family serine peptidase — protein: DHPDLSGVTVPGYDFFDNDPDPTDPGCPTVAPSQASHGTHVAGTVGALTNNSTGVAGVAWGGASAVKIMPIRVLGENVASGQCGTGTWAAVTQGIVFAAGNGAKVINLSLGGSGASQTLQDAVNYALARGVALVAAAGNDNLNVVMYPAAYPGVIAVSATACNDTKASYSNYGPQIWIAAPGGDFPDCDSDGYPDWVLSTWWSPNFDPGYGYLLGTSMATPHVSGVAALLISRGIVGPDAIRTRLRDTAVDLPPAGWDQFFGYGLVNAAAAVGASNPNNAMRAFSGVVSGSVITRQSDVAIVAATGSFTVTNAQAGTKTVFVWQDFNGNGTVDAEDLYGRMDNVVISPGSTTTGVVVTVRRYVGSPLTVSSVAAAGR